From a single Micromonospora carbonacea genomic region:
- the rapZ gene encoding RNase adapter RapZ, which translates to MPVAAAAARPATEAEAETTLVVVTGVSGGGRSTVARALENVGYYVVDNLPQALMLDMAELAVKAGGAARRTAMVLDVRSRAFSTDLAGAIRELKDRGFSPRVVFVDADDEVLIRRFESVRRSHPLQGDGRLADGIAVERGLLEEARDQADVIIDTSHLNVNQLRRRIEELFGGEDARRLRITVLSFGFKYGLPPDADFVLDARFLPNPYWVPELREHTGREGAVSAYVLGQEGADAFVGTYADLVNATTAGFEREGKRYLTVAVGCTGGKHRSVAIAEELAARLRHAGLAANAQHRDLGRE; encoded by the coding sequence CTGCCCGTGGCCGCGGCGGCGGCGCGGCCGGCGACGGAGGCAGAGGCGGAGACCACCCTGGTGGTGGTGACCGGCGTGTCCGGCGGCGGGCGCAGCACGGTGGCCCGGGCGTTGGAGAACGTCGGCTACTACGTCGTCGACAACCTGCCCCAGGCGCTCATGCTCGACATGGCCGAGCTGGCCGTCAAGGCCGGCGGCGCGGCCCGGCGCACGGCGATGGTGCTGGACGTGCGCTCCCGCGCCTTCTCCACGGACCTGGCCGGGGCGATCCGGGAGCTGAAGGACCGGGGCTTCTCCCCGCGCGTGGTCTTCGTCGACGCCGACGACGAGGTGCTGATCCGCCGGTTCGAGAGCGTCCGGCGCTCGCACCCGTTGCAGGGCGACGGGCGGCTGGCCGACGGCATCGCCGTGGAGCGGGGCCTGCTGGAGGAGGCCCGCGACCAGGCCGACGTGATCATCGACACCAGCCACCTGAACGTCAACCAGCTGCGCCGCCGGATCGAGGAGCTGTTCGGCGGCGAGGACGCCCGCCGGCTGCGGATCACCGTGCTCTCCTTCGGCTTCAAGTACGGCCTCCCGCCGGACGCCGACTTCGTCCTCGACGCCCGGTTCCTGCCGAACCCGTACTGGGTGCCCGAGCTGCGGGAGCACACCGGGCGGGAGGGGGCGGTCAGCGCGTACGTGCTGGGTCAGGAGGGCGCGGACGCCTTCGTCGGGACGTACGCGGACCTGGTCAACGCCACCACCGCCGGTTTCGAGCGGGAGGGCAAGCGGTACCTGACCGTGGCGGTCGGCTGCACCGGCGGCAAGCACCGCAGCGTGGCCATCGCCGAGGAGCTGGCCGCCCGGCTGCGCCACGCCGGGCTGGCGGCCAACGCGCAACACCGCGACCTGGGACGGGAATGA
- a CDS encoding gluconeogenesis factor YvcK family protein: MTPPAEPPGAGGGRGDGRRTRVVAFGGGHGLSVSLRALRRCVPELDLDITAVVTVGDDGGSSGRLRARRGGLPPGDLRQALVALAGDHPATRRTAGLFQHRFADTPGDPADTDDGLAGHAVGNLVLCGLIELLGDPVAALEHAGAMLGAVGRVLPMSRQPVGIEARVRGADPAYPDEVRRVRGQHQVAVTGGRVESLRLTPTTPAACAEAVAATAEADWLIFGPGSWYTSVLPHLLVPGLAAAIVASPARRLVTLNLAAEKETLGLSLADHLATLRHYLPELAVDLVLADSKAVGDPAPVERAAESLGARLVLAPVAVTDGEPRHDPAALGAALVPVLGADR; encoded by the coding sequence ATGACGCCGCCGGCGGAGCCCCCGGGAGCGGGCGGCGGGCGGGGCGACGGGCGGCGTACCCGGGTGGTCGCCTTCGGCGGCGGGCACGGCCTGTCGGTGTCCCTGCGGGCGCTGCGCCGGTGCGTGCCGGAGCTGGACCTGGACATCACCGCCGTGGTCACCGTCGGCGACGACGGCGGCTCCAGCGGCCGGCTGCGCGCCCGCCGGGGCGGCCTGCCCCCGGGCGACCTGCGGCAGGCGCTGGTGGCCCTCGCCGGGGACCACCCGGCCACCCGGCGCACCGCCGGGCTGTTCCAGCACCGCTTCGCCGACACCCCCGGCGACCCGGCCGACACCGACGACGGGCTGGCCGGGCACGCCGTGGGCAACCTGGTGCTCTGCGGGCTGATCGAGCTGCTCGGCGACCCGGTGGCCGCCCTGGAGCACGCCGGGGCGATGCTCGGCGCGGTGGGCCGGGTGCTGCCGATGTCCCGCCAGCCGGTCGGCATCGAGGCCCGGGTGCGCGGCGCCGACCCGGCGTACCCCGACGAGGTGCGCAGGGTGCGCGGCCAGCACCAGGTGGCGGTGACCGGGGGACGGGTGGAGTCGCTGCGGCTGACCCCGACGACCCCGGCGGCCTGCGCGGAGGCGGTGGCGGCGACGGCCGAGGCCGACTGGTTGATCTTCGGGCCGGGTAGCTGGTACACCAGCGTGCTGCCGCACCTGCTGGTGCCGGGGCTGGCGGCGGCGATCGTGGCGAGCCCGGCCCGTCGGCTGGTCACGCTCAACCTCGCGGCGGAGAAGGAGACCCTCGGGCTCTCCCTCGCCGACCACCTGGCCACCCTGCGGCACTATCTGCCCGAGCTGGCGGTGGACCTGGTGCTGGCGGACTCCAAGGCGGTGGGCGATCCCGCGCCGGTCGAACGTGCGGCAGAATCGCTGGGTGCCCGGCTGGTCCTCGCCCCGGTCGCCGTCACCGACGGCGAACCCCGTCACGATCCGGCCGCCTTGGGTGCCGCCCTGGTGCCTGTCCTGGGCGCCGATCGTTAA